One segment of Parcubacteria group bacterium DNA contains the following:
- the holA gene encoding DNA polymerase III subunit delta, with the protein MIIFLYGEDGFRSREKLKEIEKKFLEKNSSGSGLSSSDFEEDNSAGLSEIKKAFGSKGLFFEKQLVIIKNLLAASPKDFILKTIDFLKSLKNISEDKDLVAIFWEKGKVNEKNELFKFLIKNSKSQKFELLSCAKLINWINQELKKENDNVQISSQAVRKLITCSGGDLAVIQNEIKKLANYKNEGDINENDVELLVEEKVSSNIFETIEALSSGNKKLALRLFHRQIQKGEDPVYILMMYVYQFRNFLKVSEYAERGERNNYEIAKKTKLHPFVVQKILGNISKFPLEKLKAIYKKLQIIDEKIKTGKGEIKTELDRFIVEI; encoded by the coding sequence ATGATCATTTTTCTTTACGGTGAGGACGGATTTCGCTCACGGGAAAAACTAAAAGAAATCGAGAAAAAGTTTTTGGAAAAAAACAGCTCAGGCTCCGGCTTGAGCTCTTCTGACTTCGAAGAAGACAATAGCGCCGGTCTTTCCGAAATAAAAAAAGCCTTCGGCTCAAAGGGATTATTTTTTGAAAAGCAGCTGGTGATAATAAAAAATTTATTAGCAGCATCTCCAAAGGATTTTATTTTAAAAACAATTGATTTTCTGAAGTCCCTTAAAAATATTTCCGAAGACAAAGATTTGGTGGCAATTTTTTGGGAGAAAGGCAAGGTGAATGAAAAAAACGAATTGTTTAAATTTTTGATAAAAAATTCAAAAAGCCAAAAATTTGAATTGCTGTCATGCGCGAAACTGATCAATTGGATAAACCAGGAGCTGAAAAAAGAGAATGATAATGTGCAAATTTCTTCCCAAGCCGTTCGAAAACTGATAACTTGTTCCGGCGGAGACCTGGCGGTTATCCAAAATGAAATTAAAAAACTAGCTAATTATAAAAACGAAGGAGATATCAATGAAAACGATGTTGAGCTTTTAGTTGAGGAAAAAGTTAGTTCCAATATTTTTGAAACTATTGAAGCGCTTTCCAGTGGAAACAAAAAACTAGCTTTAAGATTATTCCATCGGCAAATTCAAAAAGGAGAAGATCCTGTTTATATCCTGATGATGTATGTTTACCAATTCCGCAATTTTCTGAAAGTTTCCGAGTATGCCGAAAGAGGAGAAAGGAATAATTATGAAATCGCCAAAAAGACCAAGCTGCATCCGTTCGTAGTTCAGAAAATTTTGGGAAATATTTCAAAATTTCCGCTGGAAAAGTTAAAAGCGA